CCTTGTGCAGCAAGATGAAGCCGGTCAGGATCACGCTCAGAACGCTCAGCACGATCGACAGAGTCAACACCGGCCACGCCATCAGCGGTACAAGAGTCACGGGGGAGATTGTATCTCACCACCGCCTGGCACCCGAATCAGCAGTGCAACGACAACCACCACGATGATCATGCATGCCAAACGGCGGTGGCGGTGGCGCCATCACAGCTACCACCACCACCGCCGTAGCGTTGATTGCCGGGTTCGGTCAGGCCTTCTGGTAGAAGAGCACGATCTTGGCGAACTCCTCGGCCTTCAGACTGGCGCCGCCCACCAGGCAGCCATCGACATCGGGCTGGGCCATGATGTCGACGACATTGGACGACTTCACCGAGCCGCCGTACTGGATGCGGACGGCCTCGGCGGTCGCCTCGTCGTAGAGCTCGGCGACAGCCTTGCGGATCGCCCCACAGACCTCCTGAGCATCGGCGGGAGTGGCTACCTCGCCGGTGCCGATCGCCCAGATGGGCTCGTAGGCGATCACCAGGCTCGCCACATCTGCAGCCGACAGACCTGCCAGGGCCCCGGTCACCTGAGCAACCGTGTGGGCGACCTGCCTGCCTGCCTTACGCACATCGAGACCCTCACCGACGCAGATGATCGGGATCAGGCCCTTCGACAGCGCCTTGGCGGCCTTGGCGTTGACGATCTCATCGGTCTCGGCGTGGTATTCGCGGCGTTCGCTGTGTCCGACGACCACATAGCTGCAGTCGAGCTTGACCAGCATGTCGGCCGAGATGTCACCGGTGTAGGCGCCATCGTCGTGGGGAGACAGATCCTGCGCACCGTGCTTGAGCGGCAGCTTGTCGCCGTCGATCAGTGTTTGAACGCTGCGGATGCCGGTGAACGGCGGGATCACCACGGCCTCGCACTGAGCGGTGTCGTAGCGCTCGTCGGCCAATGTCCACGCCAGCTTCTGGACGAGCCCGACTGCATCGATGTGGTTGAGGTTCATCTTCCAGTTGCCAGCCATGATCGGAGTACGGCTCATGATGGTCACTCCCCCTTCGCGGATTCTTCGAGAACGGCCAGGCCGGGCAGTTCCTTGCCCTCGAGGTACTCCAGCGAGGCACCGCCGCCGGTGGAGATCCAGCCGAACTGATCGTCCGCGTAACCTAGTTCGCGGACCACTGCGGCCGAGTCGCCGCCACCGATCACGGTCAGGCCATCGACCTCGGTCAGCGCCTTGGCGACAGCGGCCGTGCCTTCGGCGAAGGCGGGGATCTCGGCGACACCGGCCGGACCGTTCCAGAAGACCGTGTGGGACGAGCGCACGGTGTCGGCGAACAGCTTCTCGGATTCGGGACCGATGTCCAGGCCTTCCTTGCCGGCCGGAATCTGGTCGGCCGGGACGACCTCGACCTCACCGATCACCTTGCGGGCGGCGAAATCCATGCCGTCGGACACCCGGACGTCGACCGGGAGCACGATCTTCTTGCCCTCGGCGGACGCCGTCTTGAGGTACTCGGCGCAGACCTCGACCTTGGACGCATCGAGGATCGAATTGCCGACCGGGTAGCCCTTAGCGGCCAGGAAGGTGTAGGCCATGCCGCCACCGATCACCAGCGCGTCGGCGACCTTGAGCAGGTTGTCGATCACCGCGAGCTTGTCGGCGACCTTGGCGCCGCCCAGCACGACGGTGAACGGACGATCGGGGTTGGTGGTGAGCTTGCTCAGCACCTCGACCTCTTTGGCGACCAGTTCGCCGGCATAGGCGGGCAGCAGCTTGGCGATGTCGTAGACCGACGCCTGCTTGCGGTGCACGACACCGAAGCCGTCTGAAACGTAGATATCGCCGAGCTTGGCGTACTGAGCGGCCAGCGCGGCCCGCTCGGCATCGATCTTGGACTCTTCGCCCGGCTCATAGCGGACGTTCTGCGCAAGGCAGATCTGGCCATCGGTGAGCGAGGCCGACAGCTCCTGAGCCGACGGACCCACCACGTCGGCTGCCAGCTTGACCTCGGCACCGAGAAGTTCGCCGAGCCGCTTGGCCACAGGGGCCAGCGAGTACTTGGGGTTGACCTGACCCTTCGGGCGCCCCAGGTGGGCGAGCACGGTGACGCGTGCACCGGCGTCACGAAGCTTGGTCAGGGTCGGCAGGGCAGCCTTGATGCGGCCATCATCGGTGATGACGTCGCCGTCGAGCGGCACGTTGAAGTCACAGCGGATGACGACACGCTTGCCGCGAACATTGTCCAGCAGTTCATTCACTGATCGCACAGTGGATCCTCTTCTT
The Brooklawnia propionicigenes DNA segment above includes these coding regions:
- the tpiA gene encoding triose-phosphate isomerase; amino-acid sequence: MSRTPIMAGNWKMNLNHIDAVGLVQKLAWTLADERYDTAQCEAVVIPPFTGIRSVQTLIDGDKLPLKHGAQDLSPHDDGAYTGDISADMLVKLDCSYVVVGHSERREYHAETDEIVNAKAAKALSKGLIPIICVGEGLDVRKAGRQVAHTVAQVTGALAGLSAADVASLVIAYEPIWAIGTGEVATPADAQEVCGAIRKAVAELYDEATAEAVRIQYGGSVKSSNVVDIMAQPDVDGCLVGGASLKAEEFAKIVLFYQKA
- a CDS encoding phosphoglycerate kinase, whose translation is MRSVNELLDNVRGKRVVIRCDFNVPLDGDVITDDGRIKAALPTLTKLRDAGARVTVLAHLGRPKGQVNPKYSLAPVAKRLGELLGAEVKLAADVVGPSAQELSASLTDGQICLAQNVRYEPGEESKIDAERAALAAQYAKLGDIYVSDGFGVVHRKQASVYDIAKLLPAYAGELVAKEVEVLSKLTTNPDRPFTVVLGGAKVADKLAVIDNLLKVADALVIGGGMAYTFLAAKGYPVGNSILDASKVEVCAEYLKTASAEGKKIVLPVDVRVSDGMDFAARKVIGEVEVVPADQIPAGKEGLDIGPESEKLFADTVRSSHTVFWNGPAGVAEIPAFAEGTAAVAKALTEVDGLTVIGGGDSAAVVRELGYADDQFGWISTGGGASLEYLEGKELPGLAVLEESAKGE